A region from the Thermanaeromonas toyohensis ToBE genome encodes:
- a CDS encoding anaerobic ribonucleoside-triphosphate reductase activating protein — MIIGGLLKTSFSEYPGKVAAVVFTMGCNFRCPWCHNPGLVDPMRYVHEVPVRDVLQFLEGRRKFLDAVVVSGGEPTLQADILSFLRELKSMGYAVKLDTNGSRPDVLEKLLGEGLADCVAVDYKVPFGLYRRVLTSGYTGAGPCNPNQVKASIAVALGHSESYIRTTVVPDIHTPEVLGKMRNDLEKLVRPGVTVPEPGSGKWRLQEFRDTGDLLGPRVWERPGFLAWFRRQSGSRKAGRVACGVRR; from the coding sequence GTGATTATTGGGGGTTTGCTCAAAACGTCTTTTTCGGAGTACCCCGGGAAGGTGGCCGCAGTGGTGTTCACCATGGGCTGCAACTTCCGCTGCCCCTGGTGCCACAACCCGGGGCTGGTAGACCCCATGAGGTATGTTCACGAGGTTCCGGTAAGGGACGTGCTGCAGTTCCTGGAGGGCAGGCGGAAGTTTCTGGATGCGGTGGTCGTTTCCGGGGGCGAACCCACGCTGCAGGCAGACATTCTGAGCTTTCTCCGTGAACTCAAGTCTATGGGCTACGCGGTCAAGCTGGACACGAACGGCTCCAGGCCGGATGTCCTTGAGAAGCTCCTGGGGGAGGGGCTGGCGGACTGTGTAGCGGTGGACTACAAGGTGCCGTTTGGTCTTTACCGCAGGGTTCTAACTTCAGGATACACCGGCGCCGGCCCCTGCAATCCAAACCAGGTGAAGGCGAGCATTGCTGTTGCGCTGGGGCATTCTGAAAGTTACATCCGCACGACTGTAGTCCCAGACATCCATACTCCGGAGGTGCTGGGGAAGATGCGTAATGACCTGGAAAAACTGGTGCGCCCGGGTGTTACCGTTCCGGAACCGGGGTCGGGGAAGTGGCGGCTTCAAGAGTTTCGCGACACGGGAGACCTCCTCGGCCCGCGCGTGTGGGAAAGGCCGGGGTTTCTGGCGTGGTTCCGGAGGCAGTCTGGCAGCAGGAAAGCCGGCAGGGTGGCATGCGGGGTGAGAAGGTAA
- a CDS encoding DNA adenine methylase has product MRGEKVMKNAAKEISLKPRPPVKWAGGKRQLLAQLEPLFPQHFNVYHEPFVGGGAVFFHLLPPKAVLIDSNPELINFYLVVRDRLDEFLNDVRKHRNEAGYYYRLRDVDPETLSPVERASRFLYLNRTGYNGLWRVNRQGRYNVPFGRYRNPRIADEENLRLVSAALKRAEVILGDFSLVLEHARAGDFVYLDPPYDPVSKTASFTAYTAGAFGPEEQKRLAEVFRALDRLGCFVMLSNSGTEFVRRLYEGYDIRAVRAKRAISCKSDGRGSVGELVIRSYA; this is encoded by the coding sequence ATGCGGGGTGAGAAGGTAATGAAGAACGCCGCGAAGGAGATTTCGCTCAAGCCCAGGCCTCCTGTGAAGTGGGCCGGGGGGAAGAGACAGCTGCTGGCGCAGCTCGAACCTCTCTTTCCCCAGCATTTCAACGTCTACCATGAGCCTTTCGTGGGCGGCGGCGCCGTGTTTTTCCACCTGCTTCCCCCGAAGGCCGTACTCATCGACAGCAATCCGGAGCTTATCAACTTCTACCTCGTCGTCCGGGACAGGCTGGATGAGTTCCTAAATGATGTCCGGAAGCACAGGAACGAAGCGGGTTACTACTACCGGCTGAGGGACGTTGACCCGGAGACTCTTTCCCCGGTGGAGCGGGCCTCCAGGTTCCTCTACCTTAACCGTACAGGGTACAACGGCCTCTGGCGGGTAAACCGCCAGGGCAGGTACAACGTTCCGTTTGGCAGGTACAGGAACCCGAGGATAGCGGACGAAGAAAACCTCCGTCTGGTGAGCGCCGCGCTGAAAAGAGCGGAAGTCATATTGGGGGACTTTTCGTTAGTTCTGGAGCACGCCAGGGCGGGCGATTTTGTGTACCTGGACCCGCCCTACGACCCGGTCTCGAAGACCGCGAGCTTTACGGCGTACACGGCCGGCGCGTTCGGCCCGGAGGAGCAAAAGCGGCTAGCGGAGGTGTTCAGGGCGCTCGACCGCCTGGGCTGCTTCGTGATGCTCTCCAACTCGGGCACGGAGTTCGTCCGGCGGCTGTACGAAGGCTACGATATCCGGGCCGTGCGGGCGAAGCGGGCGATTAGTTGCAAGTCGGATGGGCGGGGTTCGGTAGGGGAACTGGTCATTAGAAGTTACGCTTAA
- a CDS encoding SPL family radical SAM protein, whose translation MKKEGILVQRGSVLGISFTVTTRERKSPFVRLFTKTPAGVICPHFYELILSNGCPYDCAYCYLRLTFRGKKDPVLYTNRWEKVEDEIRMAGPGVFSTGELADSLAVLPPLLPRAIEYFRTQKDKYLLLTTKSCNTKLFEELSPTRQVIISFSINAPEVASKYERLAPSPFDRLNAATRLLELGWRVRVRIDPVIIEGVQHDNISIYRKICKIVGQLGVERVTVGTLRQYPGLHRFAPSAPRGGLVKAPDGRMRYSLSVRVRTYNMIAEWLGFEPALCKETYEVWEMLTWRYRGCNCTV comes from the coding sequence GTGAAGAAGGAAGGGATTTTAGTGCAGAGAGGATCGGTGTTGGGGATAAGTTTTACTGTTACAACAAGAGAGAGAAAAAGCCCTTTTGTTCGCCTATTTACCAAGACACCGGCTGGTGTCATTTGCCCGCATTTTTATGAGCTAATTCTTTCAAATGGATGTCCGTACGATTGCGCATACTGCTACTTGCGACTTACTTTTCGCGGGAAAAAGGATCCAGTACTTTATACCAACCGATGGGAGAAAGTTGAGGATGAAATAAGGATGGCGGGACCAGGAGTTTTTTCGACCGGAGAACTAGCCGATAGCCTTGCTGTTTTGCCCCCTTTGTTGCCACGGGCTATAGAGTATTTTAGAACTCAGAAAGACAAGTATTTGCTTTTGACTACAAAGAGCTGTAATACAAAACTGTTTGAGGAGCTTTCTCCGACTCGACAGGTGATAATTAGCTTTTCAATAAATGCTCCTGAAGTGGCCTCAAAGTATGAACGTTTAGCTCCATCACCCTTTGACAGGCTGAACGCTGCAACTAGATTATTAGAACTTGGTTGGAGGGTTCGGGTCCGAATAGATCCGGTAATTATTGAAGGTGTTCAGCATGATAATATTTCTATATACCGCAAAATATGCAAGATAGTCGGACAACTCGGTGTTGAACGCGTGACAGTGGGAACGTTACGACAGTATCCTGGGTTGCATCGCTTTGCACCGAGTGCGCCAAGGGGTGGCCTTGTTAAGGCACCTGACGGGCGCATGAGGTATTCTTTATCCGTGCGAGTGAGAACTTACAATATGATAGCTGAGTGGCTCGGATTTGAACCGGCTTTATGTAAAGAAACATATGAGGTTTGGGAGATGCTAACTTGGAGATACCGGGGTTGCAATTGTACAGTCTAA
- a CDS encoding three-Cys-motif partner protein TcmP has protein sequence MDTLIWPLEEHSKAKHTVLREYLKAWFPILGQKFKRIVYIDGFAGPGLYSTGEEGSPLIALRIVSEHVLRHKFRAEIRMLFIESDTERATFLQKLCEERFPSSSLKSSGIHYSVIPSSFEEVMETVLSELEKQQQTLAPSFVFVDPFGLSGVPLQLIAKILRYPSCEVLFNFMYDAVNRWCETHENKTTLLFGTDEWKKVLSLTCPQERKQFLTNLYVSQLQKATGHRYVRSFEIKDKNNRTKYFLIFSTNRIEGLKEMKNAMWKVDETGYFRFSAFETSKHHAGQLSIFDPDDIHRNNLAFLLERKFRGQKLSIEQIEHFVICETPYLQRHVRPALTILAGSQPPKISVERPPGKNRGFPEGTFISFAD, from the coding sequence ATGGATACCCTCATATGGCCATTAGAGGAGCACTCTAAAGCAAAACACACTGTTCTTAGGGAGTATCTAAAGGCGTGGTTCCCTATATTGGGGCAAAAATTTAAACGGATTGTTTACATTGACGGATTTGCCGGTCCAGGATTGTACAGTACTGGCGAAGAAGGATCTCCTTTAATCGCTTTAAGGATTGTTTCGGAACACGTACTTCGTCATAAATTCAGAGCTGAAATCAGAATGTTATTTATTGAAAGTGACACAGAAAGAGCTACGTTTTTACAGAAGTTGTGTGAAGAAAGATTTCCTTCCTCATCTCTGAAATCCAGTGGAATCCACTATAGTGTAATCCCATCTTCGTTCGAAGAAGTAATGGAAACTGTACTTTCCGAGCTGGAAAAACAGCAACAAACACTAGCGCCATCTTTCGTTTTTGTAGACCCGTTCGGACTATCTGGTGTTCCACTCCAGTTAATAGCCAAGATTTTACGCTATCCCAGCTGTGAAGTATTGTTTAATTTTATGTATGACGCTGTCAATAGATGGTGTGAAACACATGAAAATAAAACCACCCTCCTGTTTGGTACCGACGAATGGAAAAAAGTCCTTTCACTAACATGTCCCCAAGAGCGAAAACAATTCTTAACAAACCTTTACGTGTCCCAGCTACAAAAGGCTACCGGACATCGGTACGTGCGTTCTTTCGAGATAAAAGACAAAAACAACCGAACAAAATATTTCTTAATCTTCTCCACAAACAGGATTGAGGGCCTAAAAGAGATGAAAAATGCTATGTGGAAAGTAGATGAGACAGGCTATTTTCGATTTTCAGCTTTTGAAACTTCCAAACACCATGCCGGCCAGCTCTCCATCTTTGATCCAGACGATATCCATCGTAATAACTTGGCATTTCTACTTGAGCGCAAATTTCGGGGACAAAAACTCTCAATTGAGCAGATAGAGCATTTCGTTATTTGTGAAACTCCATATCTCCAGCGCCATGTACGGCCCGCCTTGACAATTCTAGCTGGCAGTCAACCGCCTAAGATAAGTGTAGAAAGGCCACCCGGCAAAAATAGAGGTTTCCCCGAGGGAACATTTATTTCCTTCGCAGATTAG